The proteins below come from a single Serratia fonticola genomic window:
- the rcsB gene encoding response regulator transcription factor RcsB, with amino-acid sequence MNNLNVIIADDHPIVLFGIRKSLEQIEWVNVVGEFEDSTALINNLSKLDANVLITDLSMPGDKYGDGITLIKYIKRHYPQLSIIVLTMNNNPAILSAVLDLDIEGIVLKQGAPTDLPKALAALQKGKKFTPESVSKLLEKISASGYGDKRLSPKESEVLRLFAEGFLVTEIAKKLNRSIKTISSQKKSAMMKLGVDNDIALLNYLSSVSMTQLDKD; translated from the coding sequence ATGAATAACCTGAACGTAATTATTGCCGATGACCATCCTATCGTACTGTTTGGCATCCGGAAGTCACTTGAGCAAATTGAGTGGGTGAATGTCGTTGGGGAGTTCGAGGACTCTACAGCACTGATCAACAATCTGTCCAAGCTGGACGCCAACGTCCTGATCACCGATCTTTCGATGCCGGGTGACAAATATGGCGACGGCATTACGCTGATAAAATATATCAAACGCCACTATCCGCAATTGTCGATCATCGTTCTGACCATGAACAACAATCCGGCCATTCTCAGCGCGGTGTTGGATCTGGACATCGAAGGCATCGTCCTGAAACAGGGTGCGCCTACCGATTTGCCAAAAGCGCTGGCCGCATTGCAGAAAGGCAAGAAATTCACGCCAGAGAGCGTCTCGAAGCTGTTGGAGAAAATCAGTGCCAGCGGTTACGGTGACAAACGCCTCTCTCCGAAAGAAAGTGAAGTGTTGCGTCTGTTCGCCGAAGGTTTCCTGGTGACTGAAATCGCCAAAAAACTGAACCGCAGCATCAAGACTATCAGTAGCCAGAAGAAATCAGCCATGATGAAACTGGGTGTTGATAACGATATCGCACTGCTCAACTATCTCTCCTCCGTCAGTATGACGCAGTTGGATAAAGACTAA
- the rcsD gene encoding phosphotransferase RcsD — protein sequence MQDRQLTINSRYITRSFWLFIVLLAMAIGLYSYNYTNAYLTEKKHAVNTIANMLQKRIDSYRSLTEQIYDKFGNTASLPVETNLQETRLRPDVYYVEKRRSKTDAVIFGNHDNATLATVANISDFLDNRWGTETENYAMYFLNGQDNSLSLVTTQSLKDLTSRLKENYLTTSVSDRRTEMLQQANMLDERESFSGLRKQRFQNAYSFSIRTTFNQPGHLATVIAFDLPINDIIPLNMARSNFLLLPDNEEIDDSMAPNETAINAQAALKGSWVEFSVALPNSPLQLIYRVSAFNLAIDLLRNNIWLLAVNLLLLTLSMVGIYFLRQQYIRPSENIAAELALQRSLNQEIVASLPCGLLVYDFADNSVITSNKIAEHLLPHLSLSKIAHMAEQHHGVIQATVNNEVYEIRIFRSQRTAETYLFLLNDQDKEVMVNKRLQQARREYDKNVQARKLMLHNLGIELNQPVRQMHELAGSLCQPSDAEQQQTLLKQLNLASASVLDLIDNITLLTRLETQDWQPVRQPFNPTELLDELLLDVLPAINQKGLALFNHVNLDVNQQYIGDAGALRKILSLLLRYAIITTAYGKITLVVEQEADRPEHLVFHINDTGTGISNEEISNLTYPFLSQTLVDRFDHGSGLTFFLCNQLCKKLNGQLDIRSKIDIGTRYTIRVTMEQEKTEEQATEKLLDGVTALLDITSDEIRRIVTQLLAGYGANCIVAEEHQNSREYDVLLTDNPQQADNYTLLLTSDEAGWQQLDKGYIRVNYNLHNAMIDAVLILIEHQMAAQELEETPVGSLAESAQVYEKQLRSSDYYGLFIDTVPDDIKKLYTEAGSGDFAALSQTAHRLKGVFAMLNLLPGKLLCESLEQHIADGDALKIENNISQIDFFVSRLLQQGSQQHE from the coding sequence TTGCAAGATAGACAACTGACCATTAACTCCCGCTACATCACCCGCAGCTTCTGGCTGTTTATCGTGCTGCTGGCCATGGCCATTGGGTTGTACAGCTATAACTACACCAACGCCTATCTGACGGAGAAAAAACATGCCGTCAACACCATCGCCAACATGCTGCAAAAGCGTATCGACAGCTACCGCTCTCTGACCGAGCAAATCTACGACAAATTTGGTAATACCGCGTCGCTTCCTGTTGAGACCAACCTGCAGGAAACCCGACTGCGTCCGGATGTATATTATGTTGAGAAGCGACGCAGCAAAACCGATGCGGTCATTTTTGGCAACCACGACAACGCCACGCTGGCTACGGTTGCCAATATCTCGGACTTCCTGGATAACCGCTGGGGAACCGAGACCGAAAACTATGCGATGTATTTTCTCAACGGGCAAGATAACAGCCTGAGCCTGGTGACGACCCAATCGCTGAAAGACCTGACCTCCCGGTTGAAAGAAAACTACCTGACTACGTCGGTGTCAGACCGCCGCACTGAAATGCTGCAACAGGCCAATATGCTGGACGAACGCGAGAGTTTTTCCGGCCTGCGCAAACAGCGCTTCCAGAACGCCTACTCGTTTTCTATCCGCACCACCTTTAACCAGCCGGGGCATTTGGCCACGGTGATCGCCTTCGACCTGCCGATTAACGATATCATTCCGCTTAATATGGCCCGCTCCAACTTCCTGCTGCTGCCCGATAATGAAGAGATCGACGACAGCATGGCGCCGAACGAAACGGCAATCAACGCCCAGGCCGCTCTGAAAGGCAGTTGGGTTGAATTCAGTGTTGCCTTGCCCAACTCGCCGTTGCAGCTGATTTACCGCGTTTCAGCTTTCAATCTGGCGATTGACCTGCTTCGCAATAACATCTGGCTACTGGCGGTCAATCTGCTGTTGCTGACGCTATCTATGGTGGGCATTTATTTCCTCCGCCAGCAATACATCCGCCCCAGCGAAAATATCGCCGCCGAGCTGGCACTCCAACGCTCGCTCAACCAGGAAATTGTCGCCAGCCTGCCTTGCGGGCTACTGGTCTATGACTTTGCTGATAACAGCGTGATTACCAGCAACAAGATCGCCGAGCACCTGTTGCCACATCTCAGCCTATCCAAAATTGCCCATATGGCGGAGCAGCATCACGGCGTGATCCAGGCGACGGTCAACAACGAAGTCTATGAGATCCGCATCTTCCGCAGCCAACGAACGGCAGAAACCTATCTGTTCCTGCTCAACGATCAGGATAAAGAAGTGATGGTGAACAAGCGGCTGCAACAGGCCCGCCGCGAATACGATAAAAATGTGCAGGCCCGTAAGTTGATGCTGCATAACCTGGGGATCGAGCTGAATCAGCCGGTGCGGCAAATGCACGAACTGGCCGGAAGCCTTTGCCAACCATCAGATGCCGAGCAGCAACAGACATTGCTTAAACAACTCAACCTGGCTTCGGCATCGGTATTGGATCTGATCGACAATATCACCCTGCTCACCAGACTGGAGACACAGGATTGGCAGCCGGTACGTCAACCTTTCAACCCCACTGAACTGCTGGATGAACTGCTGCTGGACGTGCTGCCAGCCATCAACCAGAAAGGGCTGGCGCTGTTCAATCACGTTAATCTGGACGTCAACCAACAGTACATTGGCGATGCTGGCGCACTGCGCAAAATCCTTTCATTGCTGCTGCGCTACGCCATCATCACCACTGCCTACGGCAAGATCACCCTTGTGGTGGAACAGGAAGCCGATCGCCCTGAACACCTGGTATTTCATATCAATGACACCGGCACCGGCATTTCCAATGAGGAAATCAGCAACCTGACCTACCCGTTCCTCAGCCAAACGCTGGTCGATCGCTTCGACCACGGCTCTGGGCTGACGTTTTTCCTGTGTAATCAGCTGTGCAAAAAACTCAATGGCCAGTTGGATATCCGCAGCAAAATCGATATCGGTACCCGCTATACCATTCGTGTCACTATGGAGCAGGAGAAAACAGAGGAACAGGCAACGGAGAAGTTACTCGATGGAGTAACGGCGCTGCTGGATATCACCTCCGACGAGATCCGCCGTATCGTGACTCAACTGCTGGCGGGCTACGGGGCCAACTGCATCGTGGCCGAGGAGCACCAAAACAGCCGGGAATATGATGTATTACTGACCGATAACCCGCAGCAGGCCGACAACTATACGTTGCTGCTAACCAGCGATGAAGCGGGCTGGCAACAGCTTGATAAAGGCTATATTCGCGTCAACTATAACCTGCACAATGCCATGATCGACGCTGTTCTGATCTTGATAGAACACCAGATGGCGGCACAAGAGCTGGAAGAAACCCCTGTAGGATCGCTGGCAGAAAGCGCCCAAGTGTATGAAAAACAATTGAGATCAAGTGATTACTATGGTTTGTTTATTGATACAGTACCCGACGATATCAAAAAACTGTATACTGAGGCGGGCAGCGGTGATTTTGCAGCGCTGTCTCAAACCGCACACCGCCTGAAGGGCGTGTTTGCTATGTTAAATCTGCTTCCCGGAAAGCTTCTGTGTGAATCGTTAGAACAGCACATCGCGGACGGTGATGCGCTCAAGATCGAGAATAACATCAGTCAGATTGATTTTTTCGTCAGTAGACTGCTGCAGCAAGGTAGCCAACAACATGAATAA
- the rcsC gene encoding two-component system sensor histidine kinase RcsC, whose translation MKYLASFRTTLKISRYLFRVLAFMLWSLGALLTTFYILDIVHEKESDIRQEYNLNFDQAQGYIRHSADIIRDIKYMAENRLNGTVGSLELFTGMMNGKDSQPEMKPLYPESNCALNSNYRDSITSLNSLIQYWKENFVAAYDLNRVFFIGSDSLCMTEFGSSNGITDRQNVLKALHERILKYRNAANSAEKDNNLYWISPSQQRPDVGYLYVMTPVYVGNKLEALLGIEQTIRLEDFVTTSNLPVGVNLLDENNESVLRLANGDRYASSLNVYPQEHTYFGYVDSYQDLIMKKALPPSSLSIVYSLPVKSVVERFKVLILNAVLLNLLSAVVLFSLAWLFERKMFLPAEENAFRLEEHEQFNRKIVASAPVGICILRISDGTNILSNELAHNYINLLTNEDRDRITRIICEQQVNFVDVMTSNNNNLQISFVHSRYRNEDVAICVLVDVSARVKMEESLQEMAAAAEQASQSKSMFLATVSHELRTPLYGIIGNLDLLQTKALPQGVDRLVNAMNNSSGLLLKIISDILDFSKIESEQLKIEPREFSCLEVITHIAGNYLPLVVKKRLGLYCFIEQGVPERINGDPVRLQQVLSNLLNNAIKFTDTGCIILQVCTRDSYLEFSVRDTGVGIPEKEVLRLFDPFFQVGSGVQRHFQGTGLGLAICEKLINLMDGDIAVESEPGLGSLFTIRIPLFGAQFPTPQASDTWQGKNLWLQIRNQRLESYLQAILGGFGATVLRYEGQQTAAGDVLLSDYPLQVDTPLLAQIEFSIAHIGPSLETHPGYWLHSTSTPRDAILLLNRLFGVVTESDKALVQLPLPVKANSADNGDIRLLVVDDHPINRRLLSDQLSSLGYQVITANDGVDALSVLERNAVDIVLTDVNMPNMDGYELTRCLRQSNFIAPVIGVTANALAEEKQRCLEAGMDNCLSKPVTLETLEQSLGYYSQRVRRLRAESQTV comes from the coding sequence TTGAAATACTTAGCCTCTTTCCGTACCACGTTAAAAATTTCCCGCTATCTGTTTCGGGTGCTGGCGTTCATGCTGTGGTCGCTGGGTGCGCTGCTGACCACGTTTTATATCCTGGATATCGTGCATGAGAAAGAATCGGATATCAGGCAGGAATATAATCTCAACTTTGACCAGGCTCAGGGCTACATTCGCCACTCGGCGGATATCATCCGCGACATCAAATACATGGCGGAAAACCGCCTCAACGGCACGGTAGGGAGCCTCGAGCTGTTCACCGGCATGATGAATGGCAAAGACAGCCAGCCGGAGATGAAGCCACTGTACCCGGAATCCAACTGTGCGCTGAATTCCAACTACCGTGACTCGATCACCTCGTTAAACAGTCTGATCCAATACTGGAAAGAAAACTTTGTCGCGGCCTATGATCTGAACCGGGTGTTTTTTATCGGCAGTGACAGCCTGTGCATGACGGAGTTCGGTAGCAGCAACGGCATCACCGATCGGCAAAACGTGCTCAAGGCGCTCCATGAGCGCATCCTTAAATACCGTAACGCTGCCAACAGCGCGGAGAAAGACAATAACCTTTACTGGATCAGCCCCAGCCAGCAGCGGCCTGATGTAGGTTATCTGTATGTGATGACGCCGGTCTATGTCGGCAACAAGCTGGAAGCGCTGCTGGGGATTGAACAGACGATCCGCCTGGAGGACTTTGTCACCACCAGCAACTTGCCGGTGGGGGTTAATCTGCTGGATGAGAACAACGAATCGGTGCTGCGACTGGCCAATGGCGATCGCTACGCCTCTTCGCTCAATGTTTATCCGCAGGAACACACCTATTTTGGCTATGTCGACAGTTACCAGGATCTAATCATGAAGAAGGCGCTGCCTCCTTCGTCGCTCAGCATCGTGTATTCATTGCCGGTGAAGAGCGTGGTGGAGCGCTTCAAGGTACTGATCCTCAATGCGGTGCTGCTTAACCTGTTGTCGGCAGTGGTGTTGTTCAGCCTGGCGTGGTTGTTCGAACGCAAAATGTTCCTGCCAGCGGAAGAGAATGCCTTCCGGTTGGAGGAGCATGAACAGTTCAACCGCAAAATCGTGGCTTCGGCGCCGGTGGGTATCTGCATTCTGCGCATCAGTGATGGTACCAACATCCTGAGTAATGAACTGGCGCATAACTATATCAACCTGTTGACCAACGAGGATCGGGATCGTATTACACGCATTATCTGCGAACAGCAGGTCAACTTTGTAGATGTGATGACCAGTAATAACAACAATCTGCAAATCAGCTTTGTCCATTCCCGTTACCGCAATGAGGACGTGGCTATCTGCGTGCTGGTTGACGTTAGTGCTCGCGTCAAAATGGAAGAGTCGCTGCAGGAAATGGCCGCGGCGGCAGAGCAGGCCAGCCAGTCCAAATCGATGTTCCTGGCCACTGTCAGCCATGAGCTGCGCACGCCGCTCTACGGGATTATCGGTAACCTGGATCTGCTGCAGACCAAGGCGTTGCCGCAAGGAGTCGATCGCCTGGTCAATGCGATGAACAACTCCTCGGGGCTGTTGCTGAAGATCATCAGCGACATCCTGGACTTCTCCAAGATTGAGTCGGAGCAGTTGAAGATAGAACCCCGTGAGTTTTCTTGCCTCGAAGTCATTACTCACATTGCGGGCAACTACTTGCCGCTGGTGGTGAAAAAGCGGCTCGGTTTGTACTGTTTTATTGAACAAGGTGTGCCTGAACGTATCAATGGCGATCCCGTGCGTTTGCAGCAGGTCTTGTCTAACCTATTGAATAACGCCATCAAGTTTACCGACACCGGCTGTATCATCCTGCAGGTCTGCACCCGTGACAGCTATCTGGAGTTCAGCGTTCGCGATACCGGCGTCGGCATTCCAGAAAAAGAGGTCCTGCGCCTGTTTGATCCCTTCTTCCAGGTTGGCAGCGGGGTGCAGCGCCATTTCCAGGGCACTGGGCTTGGGCTGGCGATTTGTGAAAAACTGATCAACCTGATGGACGGTGATATCGCGGTGGAGTCCGAGCCTGGCCTCGGCAGCCTGTTTACCATTCGCATTCCGTTGTTTGGGGCGCAGTTCCCGACGCCGCAGGCCAGCGATACCTGGCAGGGCAAAAACCTGTGGCTGCAAATTCGTAATCAGCGGTTGGAAAGCTATCTGCAGGCGATCCTTGGCGGCTTCGGTGCCACGGTATTACGTTATGAGGGGCAGCAAACCGCAGCAGGGGATGTTCTGCTCAGCGATTATCCTTTGCAGGTGGATACCCCGCTGTTGGCACAGATTGAATTCTCCATTGCGCACATCGGACCGTCATTGGAAACGCACCCGGGTTACTGGCTGCATAGTACCTCCACGCCACGGGATGCCATCCTGCTGTTGAACCGGTTGTTTGGCGTGGTTACCGAAAGCGATAAGGCGTTGGTGCAACTGCCGTTACCGGTTAAGGCCAATAGTGCCGATAACGGGGATATTCGCCTGCTGGTGGTGGACGATCACCCGATCAACCGGCGCTTGCTGTCCGATCAGCTGTCATCGTTGGGCTATCAGGTGATTACCGCCAATGATGGTGTCGATGCGCTCAGCGTACTGGAACGCAATGCGGTGGATATTGTATTGACTGACGTCAATATGCCGAATATGGATGGCTATGAATTGACACGTTGCCTGCGCCAGTCGAATTTCATTGCCCCGGTGATTGGCGTAACGGCTAATGCGCTGGCAGAAGAGAAACAGCGCTGTCTTGAGGCCGGGATGGATAACTGCCTGTCGAAACCGGTCACGCTGGAGACGCTGGAGCAGTCGCTGGGCTATTACAGTCAACGGGTACGGCGGCTTAGGGCTGAGTCGCAAACGGTATAA